In the genome of Ptychodera flava strain L36383 chromosome 13, AS_Pfla_20210202, whole genome shotgun sequence, one region contains:
- the LOC139148181 gene encoding netrin receptor UNC5C-like, producing MCDRTPSNECHKYRCMCMSGRNNDMEDGKCNATCKYKCDPFWAVGNNFVNQLVRILHGGVIIMMKRPAYITVWIANRKQDSIAAKVQNLYWQDFRLHTENIWLKCDLHEENKLCIKREGDRKVSQLTDEQESIIRIFHHNAATEHFECRGNGVTMSAYEGDQQSNNQRTEPTTKPPKRERHSKFRRRANSSPFLTDCKRVDRHGKSTAPIDSDDEPCGDSRKESAQKTSRKERYPFFRQRSYSSESSFLTGRVDRKTGVLHDGEDESGGNSGNAHDFGKTTRGLFKFLTTIIGGCVRKEKPKLTPVDNSKTLQEEEEEDGVDKEKSERPLSTLSCSSSPSQGESGLPKLIKNPDIPSSVVSKNYISGIFDETGGHLVLSDMAVSLFIPPGALPRGKTQEIFLYVSWEDRHQPRCSNRESQLGPAIICGPNGLTFQEDVCLTFRHWMTDSREEVKISPVFSATDLDQPCDYQPLVDPSARPECQRAMCLFNDKDNTCTILVDHFTGFSLKGQSPEPRGESRETFEANPETQWMCVVPYISMQTDIQVRLYVRKHSTGAEQAVEKTERSLRTPGEKCSPLKMFPMLLNGLDIVASVDNVEVGWHCYPKHHNAMALRYNCLSEIGEEVCEFTFRKEDPTSCTAESTPHPGTFRCCISLVQSQNEHNKVEFSVSQDLQKSLVYCNPGMVRKPSLSVAVRHQISAYLDPEHPLGNDWKKFAEWLGYSAIIDGLEYEWEKKGKSPTQKLLSLWESMNLSGKVGNLCKMREFFKSIDRDDVLRELANRDVSIAGKALTELPKETNVEDSGYESLTSPTSPKSRRHFSL from the exons ATGTGCGACCGGACTCCTTCCAACGAATG TCATAAGTATAGGTGTATGTGCATGAGCGGAAGAAACAACGACATGGAAGATGGAAAATGTAATGCTACCTGTAAATACAAGTGTGACCCATTTTGGGCTGTGGGCAATAACTTTGTCAATCAACTAG TGAGAATATTACACGGAGGAGTAATAATCATGATGAAGAGACCTGCGTATATTACTGTGTGGATAGCAAATCGGAAACAAGACAGCATTGCCGCGAAAGTCCAAAATCTGTACTGGCAGGATTTTCGGCTGCACACGGAGAACATATGGCTCAAATGTGACTTACACGAAG AAAATAAACTCTGTATTAAGCGAGAAGGAGACAGAAAAGTGTCCCAACTGACGGATGAGCAGGAAAGTATAATACGCATCTTCCACCACAATGCTGCCACAGAACACTTTGAATGCCGCGGTAACGGCGTGACAATGTCTGCATACGAGGGCGACCAGCAAAGCAATAACCAAAGAACAG aACCCACCACAAAGCCGCCAAAGAGAGAAAGACATTCAAAGTTTCGTCGTAGAGCGAACTCGTCTCCTTTTCTAACCGACTGCAAACGGGTGGATCGACACGGAAAATCCACGGCTCCTATCGACAGCGATGATGAACCTTGTGGAGACAGCCGTAAAG AATCAGCCCAGAAGACGTCGCGGAAAGAAAGATATCCTTTTTTCCGACAGAGGTCGTATTCCTCCGAGTCCTCTTTTCTGACCGGACGAGTGGATCGAAAGACTGGTGTACTCCACGATGGTGAAGATGAATCTGGTGGTAACAGTGGCAATGCTCATGACTTTGGTAAAACGACGAGGggtcttttcaaatttctgacgACAATTATTGGAGGCTGTGTGCGCAAAG AAAAGCCTAAATTGACACCTGTTGACAACTCGAAGACACttcaagaagaagaagaagaagacggCGTCGACAAGGAAAAGTCAGAAAGACCTTTATCCACCCTGTCTTGCAGTTCTTCTCCTAGCCAAGGAGAATCCGGTCTACCAAAGTTGATCAAAAACCCTGACATTCCATCCAGTGTTGtgtcaaaaaattacatatCGGGCATCTTCGATGAAACCGGTGGCCACCTTGTCTTATCTGACATGGCAGTCAGTTTATTCATCCCGCCCGGTGCCTTGCCCCGGGGTAAAACTCAAGAAATATTCTTGTACGTATCCTGGGAAGATCGTCACCAGCCAAGGTGTTCTAATCGTGAATCGCAGCTAGGCCCAGCCATCATCTGCGGACCAAATGGCCTTACTTTCCAAGAGGACGTCTGTCTGACTTTCAGACACTGGATGACTGACAGCCGCGAAGAAGTGAAGATATCCCCCGTCTTCAGCGCCACAGATCTCGACCAGCCTTGTGACTACCAACCTCTCGTGGATCCCTCAGCACGTCCAGAGTGTCAAAGGGCGATGTGCCTCTTCAACGACAAAGACAATACTTGCACCATACTGGTGGATCACTTCACTGGCTTTTCGCTGAAAGGACAGTCACCGGAACCGCGTGGGGAAAGCCGAGAAACATTCGAGGCTAACCCAGAAACACAATGGATGTGTGTTGTACCGTACATTTCCATGCAGACTGACATACAGGTTCGTCTCTATGTGAGGAAACATTCAACAGGAGCAGAGCAG GCAGTAGAGAAAACTGAGAGATCCTTGCGCACACCGGGAGAGAAATGTAGTCCACTGAAAATGTTTCCCATGTTGCTGAACGGACTGGACATCGTTGCATCTGTGGATAATGTCGAGGTTGGCTGGCATTGTTATCCAAAACACCACAACGCCATG GCTCTACGCTACAACTGTCTGAGTGAGATTGGAGAGGAAGTGTGCGAGTTCACCTTCAGGAAGGAGGACCCGACAAGCTGTACTGCAGAATCCACTCCGCATCCGGGTACTTTCCGATGTTGCATTTCTCTTGTTCAGTCACAAAACGAACACAACAAAGTCGAGTTCAGTGTCAGTCAAGATTTACAAAAG AGCTTGGTTTATTGTAATCCTGGTATGGTGCGTAAACCGTCTCTGTCCGTCGCTGTGAGACACCAGATCAGTGCTTACCTGGACCCCGAACACCCACTTGGAAATGACTGGAAGAAGTTTGCTGAATGGCTAGGATACAGCGCCATCATCGACGGACTCGAGTACGAGTGGGAGAAGAAAGGGAAAAGCCCGACGCAGAAATTATTGAGTTTATGGGAGAGTATGAACCTAAGTGGAAAGGTCGGTAATCTCTGTAAAATGCGCGAATTCTTCAAGAGCATAGACAGGGATGATGTTCTGCGAGAACTTGCAAACCGTGATGTCTCCATTGCTGGTAAGGCCCTGACAGAACTTCCAAAGGAGACGAATGTCGAGGATTCCGGATACGAGTCATTAACAAGTCCCACCTCACCGAAATCTAGACGGCACTTCAGTTTATAA